The Chryseobacterium sp. 52 genome includes a region encoding these proteins:
- a CDS encoding putative quinol monooxygenase: MNLHIVALFKFNENYLMDAVELFQNLVKETRKEEGCLQYDLVEDKDNKGTFFLIELWESVEHHNRHIGQDHLLNFRKDSSKMMESSAEVYKGYKIY; the protein is encoded by the coding sequence ATGAATTTACATATAGTAGCGCTTTTTAAGTTTAATGAAAATTATCTTATGGACGCTGTAGAGCTATTTCAGAACCTTGTAAAGGAGACAAGAAAAGAAGAAGGATGCCTTCAGTATGATCTTGTTGAAGACAAAGACAATAAGGGAACTTTCTTTCTGATTGAATTGTGGGAAAGTGTGGAACATCACAACCGGCATATTGGTCAGGACCATCTTCTTAATTTCCGTAAAGATTCTTCAAAGATGATGGAAAGTTCTGCAGAAGTATATAAAGGATATAAAATATATTAA
- a CDS encoding T9SS type A sorting domain-containing protein, whose protein sequence is MKTKLLLASVLALSVQQTVLAQTDALGYTQANMTMGPSYQNRVFFNLADGNMVSQPANTWDVAFYRNSNFAFGTRINDAMNIEVYAASSNLTDWDNININNIASWGEPLYNPDQATDISQGAFEQGPITSSNPNIPATGWGTYNYMNHHIEGKAIFVLKYTSSNTYIKFAIEDAFAGYTFKYSKWNGTAWGPTETRTLANGTDNAYFNYFSFTTGAKVPDMEPAKNAWDFMFTKYFTFYNNTMMYPLSGAIQGPSVKVAKVQPEAKETATFTTPADANFSSNITTIGHSWKGISSVYSDVVYYVKKGSDYYRMYFTTNGGATTGNMYFKYKKITGSLGITEVSKKASFGIYPNPTTADKKVTVLFDVKEKANNKGSIEVYDLTGKKVHTAELTNQAGFYKQDLNLSHLTAGNYLVKITFGGSTETKKLIVK, encoded by the coding sequence ATGAAAACAAAACTATTATTGGCATCGGTACTTGCTCTTTCTGTTCAACAGACAGTTCTGGCACAAACGGATGCACTGGGATACACGCAGGCTAATATGACGATGGGACCTTCCTACCAAAATCGTGTGTTTTTTAACCTTGCCGACGGTAATATGGTTTCACAACCAGCCAATACCTGGGATGTTGCTTTTTACAGAAATTCAAATTTTGCATTTGGTACAAGAATCAATGATGCTATGAATATTGAAGTATATGCAGCTTCCAGCAATTTAACAGATTGGGACAATATTAATATCAACAATATCGCAAGCTGGGGTGAGCCTCTATACAATCCGGATCAGGCAACCGACATTAGTCAGGGTGCTTTTGAACAGGGTCCGATCACATCATCCAATCCTAATATTCCGGCAACCGGTTGGGGAACGTATAACTATATGAATCATCATATTGAAGGAAAAGCAATTTTTGTTTTGAAATATACAAGTTCCAATACCTACATAAAATTTGCCATTGAAGATGCTTTTGCAGGATATACCTTTAAGTATTCCAAATGGAACGGAACTGCCTGGGGACCTACGGAAACCAGAACCCTGGCCAATGGAACAGACAATGCTTATTTTAACTACTTCTCATTCACAACCGGAGCGAAGGTTCCTGATATGGAACCGGCTAAAAATGCATGGGATTTCATGTTTACCAAGTATTTCACGTTCTACAATAATACGATGATGTACCCACTTTCCGGAGCTATCCAGGGGCCAAGCGTAAAAGTGGCAAAAGTACAGCCTGAAGCAAAGGAAACTGCTACATTCACAACACCGGCAGACGCTAACTTTTCATCCAATATCACCACTATCGGTCACTCATGGAAAGGCATCAGTAGCGTATACAGTGATGTAGTGTATTATGTAAAAAAAGGAAGTGATTACTACAGAATGTATTTCACAACCAATGGAGGTGCCACTACAGGAAATATGTATTTCAAATACAAAAAAATCACTGGTTCTCTGGGAATAACGGAAGTAAGCAAAAAAGCTTCTTTCGGGATCTATCCAAACCCAACAACGGCTGACAAAAAAGTGACTGTTCTTTTTGATGTTAAAGAAAAAGCAAACAATAAAGGGAGCATAGAAGTGTATGACCTTACAGGAAAAAAAGTACATACTGCTGAGCTGACCAATCAGGCTGGTTTCTACAAGCAGGATCTTAATTTATCTCACCTTACTGCCGGAAACTATTTAGTAAAAATTACTTTCGGAGGTAGTACGGAAACGAAAAAACTTATCGTAAAATAA
- a CDS encoding T9SS-dependent choice-of-anchor J family protein, which yields MKLKLLLATLLFTAFTANAQVATLNENFNNFTTGNTTFPQGGWSAVVAPITGAFPPVPPRMIVSALENDNTQRFIQSYAGNNGTASSYLISPQIENPTGNKVLTFATTLVSPSPGPGTIQIGVSTSTTDMTTFVPVGNPVSVTTIGVVQNISVNIPASTGSYIVFKFTPSATHVAIQVDDVAYKTSTSLGVNDTAKAKENFRFAVSSDNNSLEFITKTEPKNIEVYSAAGQKVAEGKLKGQKFDISGLQTGVYYMLVETAENSVVKSKFIKK from the coding sequence ATGAAATTAAAACTACTTTTAGCAACCTTACTATTTACTGCTTTTACAGCGAATGCACAAGTAGCGACGCTTAATGAGAATTTTAACAATTTTACTACTGGTAATACCACTTTTCCTCAGGGAGGATGGTCTGCAGTAGTTGCACCTATTACCGGCGCATTTCCTCCAGTACCACCAAGAATGATTGTATCTGCCCTTGAAAATGATAATACTCAGAGATTCATCCAGTCATATGCAGGGAATAACGGAACAGCTTCTTCTTATCTTATTTCTCCTCAGATAGAGAATCCAACAGGAAATAAAGTTTTAACATTCGCAACGACACTGGTATCCCCTTCTCCCGGCCCGGGAACTATTCAGATTGGGGTGTCTACAAGCACTACTGATATGACGACTTTTGTACCAGTAGGAAACCCTGTCAGTGTAACTACAATTGGAGTAGTTCAAAACATAAGTGTTAATATTCCTGCATCTACGGGTTCTTATATTGTTTTTAAATTTACCCCGAGCGCTACCCACGTAGCAATACAGGTAGACGACGTAGCATATAAAACTTCTACATCTTTAGGAGTTAATGATACAGCTAAAGCAAAGGAGAACTTCAGATTTGCCGTAAGTTCAGACAACAATTCTTTAGAATTCATTACAAAGACAGAACCTAAAAATATTGAGGTTTATTCTGCAGCAGGACAAAAAGTAGCAGAAGGAAAATTAAAAGGACAGAAATTTGATATCAGCGGGTTGCAGACAGGTGTTTACTATATGCTAGTAGAAACTGCAGAAAACTCAGTAGTTAAATCAAAATTCATTAAAAAATAA